One Electrophorus electricus isolate fEleEle1 chromosome 10, fEleEle1.pri, whole genome shotgun sequence genomic region harbors:
- the tlr21 gene encoding toll-like receptor 21 gives MEFNIKSLGNMAHWFHLLISVGIFTSFLQFTLNYSFKNCNESVDSKKAIFKCIKRQAQTVSAIVDDIPPSATNITISYCILSDIPSGSFSHLPELKILRLDCNRIRKINEDAFIHLMHLQTLNLSTNAISYLSHSSFRGLHNLTNLLLDDNQLKSLPLDLFSSLTSLKILDLRRNQLFNFSAVVHSITHLSALTKLKLSFNSLNSLHHSASLPQSLATLYLDNNNLNTLGCSREFLSSVKVLDFSYNKFLSSRAFWGMNLNGLRYLRLHSTNVSIIKLLKCNFTKVPPQCIDFSGLGANKPHFLSSLCKQLSHYPKIHIRNMTLQSNGIRTLNKTMLSNCPKISGILDLSYNELKNIKCLEFLKDQKQVRSLKFEHNHITKLLSCKTATNLSLPNLKELSYRYNRILYISAFAFIHAPKITTLLLNINIIAYMDKKALSGLRDLVTLRLDNNLLSDLYAESFEDLHSLKTLNLRNNRIAVIFNNTFHSLGNLTILDLGGNKIAQLMPQAFNGLDSLANLYLDRNRLEAIDDQQLGRLHRTLQVLDLCGNSICYYTKQPYSPFVNLTKLIDLKLDGQLPYGISILPSAFFRGLTSLTRLYLSNNHISYFNADIFDDLKSLTFLTLDNSGAGVTQLKPGIFKNLQKLVTLSIENMGVESFSEEVFGNLTALKVLHLNRNALQTMDIQLLENLTNLQYLDLRNSPLSCSCLNSDLQNWTKNNQKVQLVYLYDLSCQDLNGSNFYNFETDVCYLDLGVYLFASTYFATIVLILVPLLHVKLYWKFKYGYYVFRSWFGEQWRRLREEEEKSMYDAFISYNSADEKWVMEKLLPNLEGNGSSFKLCLHHRDFEPGRYIVDNIVSAVYNSRKTVCVISQSFLRSEWCSLEIQMASYRLFHEMQDVLLLVFLESIHERQLSTYHRMRKVMLKKTYLQWPQPDCTDPINAQELFWKQLKRAISSSSRCQEEQSEVDLQMGQPTEGNMEERGHFGSQPNLMP, from the coding sequence AGACTCAAAGAAagcaatatttaaatgtataaaacgGCAAGCACAGACAGTTTCTGCGATTGTGGATGACATACCCCCTTCTGCAACAAACATTACAATCTCTTACTGTATTCTCTCAGACATTCCTTCAGGAAGCTTTAGTCACCTGCCAGAACTCAAGATTCTCAGACTTGACTGTAATCGTATAAGGAAAATTAACGAGGATGCCTTCATTCACCTAATGCATCTTCAAACCCTGAACTTGTCAACCAATGCCATATCCTATCTCAGTCATTCTTCCTTTAGAGGCCTCCATAATCTCACCAACTTACTCTTGGATGACAACCAACTGAAAAGTCTTCCTTTAGACCTGTTTTCTAGTTTGACCAGCTTAAAGATTTTGGACCTACGTAGGAACCAGTTATTCAACTTCTCAGCTGTGGTGCATTCAATAACACACCTGTCAGCTCTGACTAAACTGAAGCTTTCCTTCAACAGTCTAAACTCCTTGCATCACTCAGCCAGTCTTCCACAGTCACTTGCCACCCTTTACCTTGATAACAACAATCTAAACACTCTGGGATGCAGTAGAGAATTTCTAAGTAGTGTCAAAGTGTTGGATTTCTCCTATAACAAATTTCTATCATCCAGGGCTTTTTGGGGTATGAACCTGAACGGTCTGAGGTACCTGCGATTGCATTCTACCAATGTTTCTATAATAAAACTCCTCAAGTGTAATTTCACAAAGGTGCCACCTCAATGCATAGATTTCTCTGGTTTGGGAGCAAATAAGCCCCACTTTCTGTCTTCACTGTGTAAACAACTGTCACACTATCCAAAAATACATATACGTAATATGACCCTTCAAAGTAATGGAATAAGGACTCTGAACAAAACTATGCTCTCTAATTGCCCTAAGATCTCTGGGATCTTGGACCTCTCATACAATGAGctgaaaaacataaaatgtttggAGTTCCTCAAAGATCAAAAACAAGTGAGGAGTCTCAAATTTGAACATAACCACATAACCAAACTATTATCTTGCAAGACGGCAACCAACCTGAGTTTACCCAACCTTAAAGAACTGAGCTACCGCTACAATCGCATTTTATACATTAGTGCATTTGCTTTTATTCATGCACCCAAAATAACAACACTTCTTCTTAACATAAACATAATTGCCTATATGGACAAAAAAGCTTTGAGTGGACTTAGAGACCTTGTTACACTCCGTTTAGACAACAATCTTTTGAGTGATCTTTATGCTGAGAGCTTTGAAGACCTTCACAGTCTTAAGACACTCAATTTGCGCAATAACCGAATTGCTGTGATATTCAACAATACCTTCCACTCCCTTGGAAATCTGACCATTCTAGATTTAGGTGGAAACAAGATAGCACAGTTGATGCCCCAAGCTTTTAATGGGCTTGACAGCTTGGCCAATCTTTACTTAGACCGTAATCGTCTTGAAGCTATTGATGATCAACAGCTTGGAAGGCTTCATCGCACATTACAAGTGCTAGATTTATGTGGTAATTCTATCTGCTATTACACAAAACAGCCATACTCTCCATTTGTAAATTTAACAAAGCTCATTGACCTGAAATTAGATGGACAGTTACCATATGGCATCTCCATATTACCTAGCGCATTTTTCCGTGGCCTTACTTCCCTGACAAGACTTTACCTTAGCAACAACCATATCTCTTATTTCAACGCTGACATATTTGATGACCTGAAAAGCTTAACCTTTTTAACATTAGACAACTCAGGTGCTGGTGTGACTCAACTCAAGCCAGGTATTTTCAAAAACCTTCAGAAATTGGTGACATTATCTATTGAGAATATGGGTGTCGAGTCATTTTCAGAAGAGGTATTTGGTAATCTCACAGCATTGAAAGTGCTCCATCTTAACCGCAATGCTCTGCAAACAATGGACATACAATTGCTAGAAAACCTAACTAATCTACAGTACCTAGACCTGCGAAATTCTCCACTCAGCTGCAGCTGTCTCAATAGTGACCTACAGAATTGGACTAAGAACAACCAGAAGGTCCAGCTTGTATACCTTTACGATTTGTCTTGCCAGGATCTCAATGGGTCAAACTTTTACAACTTTGAGACCGATGTTTGTTATCTGGATCTTGGAGTGTACTTGTTTGCCTCCACATATTTTGCAACAATTGTATTAATTCTAGTACCACTGCTTCATGTTAAACTTTACTGGAAATTTAAATATGGCTACTATGTATTCCGCTCATGGTTTGGGGAACAGTGGCGTCGTCTCCgggaggaggaagaaaaaagcATGTATGATGCTTTCATTTCTTACAATTCAGCAGATGAGAAATGGGTGATGGAGAAGTTGCTGCCAAACCTGGAAGGCAATGGGTCTTCATTCAAACTCTGTCTCCACCACCGTGACTTTGAGCCAGGTCGCTACATAGTTGACAACATTGTTTCAGCTGTTTACAACAGCCGCAAGACAGTATGTGTTATCAGTCAAAGCTTCCTCCGTAGTGAGTGGTGCTCCCTCGAGATCCAAATGGCCAGCTACCGTCTTTTTCATGAAATGCAGGATGTGCTCTTACTTGTCTTCTTGGAGTCTATACATGAGCGACAGCTGTCCACCTATCACCGTATGAGGAAAGTTATGTTGAAAAAAACCTATCTACAGTGGCCACAGCCAGATTGCACAGATCCGATCAATGCACAAGAACTATTTTGGAAGCAGCTCAAGAGGGCAATAAGTAGTAGCAGCAGATGCCAAGAAGAGCAATCGGAGGTAGATTTGCAGATGGGGCAGCCAACTGAAGGAAACATGGAAGAAAGAGGCCATTTTGGAAGCCAACCCAACCTGATGccctaa
- the pafah1b3 gene encoding platelet-activating factor acetylhydrolase IB subunit gamma isoform X1: MSSGDSNPAATPIPCEDVQGDGRWMSMHNRFVSDSKGKEPDVLFVGDSLVQLLHEFEVWRKLFSPLHTLNFGIGGDATQHVLWRLSNGELDHISPKVVVVWVGTNNHGHTPEQICGGIMAIIDVINQHLSQAHILVLGVLPRGKSPNPLRERNKRVNTLVQDKLASVCYASFLDVDPGFVHSDGSISHQDLYDYLHLTPQGYQKVCEPLYMRIKALLEMHAP, translated from the exons ATGAGCAGCGGAGATTCTAACCCTGCAGCCACACCCATACCTTGTGAGGATGTACAAGGCGATGGACGATGGATGTCAATG cataATCGTTTTGTCTCTGACAGTAAAGGAAAGGAACCCGATGTTCTTTTTGTTGGAGACTCTCTTGTCCAGTTGCTCCATGAGTTTGAG GTGTGGAGAAAGCTATTCTCCCCACTCCATACTCTGAATTTTGGGATTGGTGGTGATGCAACACAGCATGTTCTGTGGAGGCTTAGTAATGGAGAGCTGGACCACATCTCCCCCAAG GTGGttgtggtgtgggtggggaCTAACAACCATGGCCATACCCCTGAGCAGATCTGTGGGGGTATCATGGCCATCATTGATGTGATCAACCAGCATCTTTCTCAAGCTCACATTCTTGTGCTG GGTGTTCTGCCGAGGGGTAAGAGTCCAAACCCGCTGCGGGAGCGAAACAAGAGGGTGAACACTCTGGTACAGGACAAGTTGGCGTCTGTGTGCTATGCCTCCtttttggatgtggatcctggATTCGTCCACTCAGATGGCTCCATCTCCCACCAGGACCTGTATGACTATCTCCACCTCACACCACAAGGCTACCAGAAAGTGTGCGAGCCACTGTATATGCGCATTAAAGCCCTGCTAGAGATGCATGCACCCTGA
- the pafah1b3 gene encoding platelet-activating factor acetylhydrolase IB subunit gamma isoform X2 produces the protein MYKAMDDGCQCKGKEPDVLFVGDSLVQLLHEFEVWRKLFSPLHTLNFGIGGDATQHVLWRLSNGELDHISPKVVVVWVGTNNHGHTPEQICGGIMAIIDVINQHLSQAHILVLGVLPRGKSPNPLRERNKRVNTLVQDKLASVCYASFLDVDPGFVHSDGSISHQDLYDYLHLTPQGYQKVCEPLYMRIKALLEMHAP, from the exons ATGTACAAGGCGATGGACGATGGATGTCAATG TAAAGGAAAGGAACCCGATGTTCTTTTTGTTGGAGACTCTCTTGTCCAGTTGCTCCATGAGTTTGAG GTGTGGAGAAAGCTATTCTCCCCACTCCATACTCTGAATTTTGGGATTGGTGGTGATGCAACACAGCATGTTCTGTGGAGGCTTAGTAATGGAGAGCTGGACCACATCTCCCCCAAG GTGGttgtggtgtgggtggggaCTAACAACCATGGCCATACCCCTGAGCAGATCTGTGGGGGTATCATGGCCATCATTGATGTGATCAACCAGCATCTTTCTCAAGCTCACATTCTTGTGCTG GGTGTTCTGCCGAGGGGTAAGAGTCCAAACCCGCTGCGGGAGCGAAACAAGAGGGTGAACACTCTGGTACAGGACAAGTTGGCGTCTGTGTGCTATGCCTCCtttttggatgtggatcctggATTCGTCCACTCAGATGGCTCCATCTCCCACCAGGACCTGTATGACTATCTCCACCTCACACCACAAGGCTACCAGAAAGTGTGCGAGCCACTGTATATGCGCATTAAAGCCCTGCTAGAGATGCATGCACCCTGA